A genomic segment from Sciurus carolinensis chromosome 1, mSciCar1.2, whole genome shotgun sequence encodes:
- the Ly9 gene encoding T-lymphocyte surface antigen Ly-9 isoform X4, whose amino-acid sequence MIMEGPKNHADNWAVGVFFNKPQESQPQMRSVLWTSLFFLFMGLGSSEKDSTPMVVSGILGGSVTLPLNISVDTEIENVAWTGLNEALVLARPKGDLTFLVKSYENRINISGNYSLYIRNLTQKDAGSYKAQVNQKNSEVTAKKEFILHVYEHVQEPQVTVKSIIMSENASCNITLMCSVKGSENGVLYSWTQRDTNTSESYTGSILTISPKLCDPDLSYTCTARNPVSQSSSRPVQAWHFCTGTSSINTMGETVVGTLGEPFTLPLALPVSQDTENIVWKFNTSLISKEWKGAAMADPLIKPNGSDESRVWVSSQDYSLKISQLKMEDAGPYHAYGCSEASRVTSMRHVILLVYRRLRKPNVTWRLMHTEDGICRLSLTCSVEDSGNNVTYTWSPMQKGAIVSQEGSHLNVSWRSNENHPNLTCTARNPVSSSSHQFLSRNICSGSVPAFGYSQAEVPADTPGYEKLDILPKTANHWSRPTSDTSSSSNITTEEEDEERTPMHSSVNGKDEVYDWVTQDVRQDSAPEGQTEYVILDDTAVGSVVEGDLEYMQVVLNLQEKNSAPQKKESSVTIYCSIQKPQKVVPPPQQDDLESSEIPTYENFT is encoded by the exons ATGATCATGGAGGGCCCAAAGAACCATGCAGATAACTGGGCTGTAGGAGTTTTCTTCAATAAACCACAAGAGAGTCAGCCACAAATGCGTTCTGTTCTATggacctctctcttcttcctgttcaTGG GACTAGGATCCTCTGAAAAAGACTCAACTCCAATGGTGGTGTCAGGGATCTTAGGAGGTTCCGTAACTCTCCCCCTAAACATCTCAGTAGACACAGAGATTGAGAATGTTGCCTGGACTGGCCTTAATGAAGCTCTTGTTTTAGCACGTCCCAAAGGAGATCTAACCTTTTTGGTCAAAAGCTATGAGAATCGAATAAACATCAGTGGGAACTACTCCTTGTACATCAGAAACCTAACTCAGAAAGATGCAGGATCCTACAAAGCCCAAGTAAACCAAAAGAATTCTGAAGTCACTGCTAAGAAGGAATTCATCCTGCATGTCTATG AGCATGTACAGGAGCCTCAAGTCACCGTGAAATCCATAATCATGTCTGAGAATGCTTCCTGTAACATCACCCTGATGTGTTCTGTGAAGGGGTCAGAAAACGGTGTCCTGTACAGCTGGACCCAGAGGGACACCAACACTTCTGAATCCTATACGGGCTCTATCCTCACTATCTCCCCAAAGCTCTGCGATCCAGACCTGTCATACACCTGCACAGCCCGGAATCCAGTCAGCCAGAGCAGCTCTCGCCCTGTGCAGGCCTGGCACTTCTGTACAG GAACCTCCAGCATAAACACAATGGGGGAGACAGTGGTAGGGACCCTGGGAGAGCCATTCACCCTGCCTCTGGCACTCCCAGTCAGTCAAGACACAGAAAACATTGTCTGGAAGTTTAACACATCTCTGATCAGCAAGGAGTGGAAAGGAGCAGCAATGGCAGATCCACTTATTAAGCCCAACGGTTCTGATGAGAGCAGGGTGTGGGTCTCCAGTCAAGACTACTCCCTGAAGATCAGCCAGCTGAAGATGGAGGATGCTGGCCCCTACCATGCCTATGGGTGCTCAGAGGCCTCCAGAGTCACCAGTATGAGACATGTCATCCTGCTCGTCTACC ggaggctgaggaagccAAATGTCACCTGGAGGCTCATGCACACCGAAGATGGCATCTGCAGGCTCAGCCTGACCTGCTCCGTGGAGGATAGTGGTAACAATGTGACATACACATGGAGCCCCATGCAGAAGGGAGCTATTGTGTCCCAAGAGGGATCGCATCTCAATGTCTCCTGGAGAAGTAATGAAAATCACCCCAACCTCACATGCACAGCCAGAAACCCTGTCAGCAGCAGCTCCCACCAGTTTCTTTCCAGGAACATCTGTTCAG GTTCAGTGCCAGCCTTCGGTTACAGCCAAGCTGAGGTCCCAGCTGACACACCAG GGTATGAGAAGCTGGACATCCTCCCTAAGACTGCCAACCACTGGTCTAGGCCCACCTCTGACACCAGCTCCAGCAGCAACATCACAACTgaagaggaggatgaggagagAACCCCGATGCACAGTTCTGTCAACGGAAAAGATGAGGTGTATGACTGGGTCACTCAGGACGTTAGACAAGACTCAGCCCCTGAGGGGCAAACAGAGTATGTCATTCTAGATGACACAGCAGTTGGATCTGTGGTTGAAGGGGATTTGGAGTACATGCAAGTGGTCCTTAATCTGCAG GAAAAGAACTCGGCTCCTCAGAAGAAAGAGAGCTCAGTCACAATCTATTGCTCTATACAGAAACCTCAGAAG GTGGTGCCACCGCCACAACAGGATGATCTTGAGTCTTCTGAAATCCCTACCTATGAAAATTTCACctga
- the Ly9 gene encoding T-lymphocyte surface antigen Ly-9 isoform X3 codes for MIMEGPKNHADNWAVGVFFNKPQESQPQMRSVLWTSLFFLFMGLGSSEKDSTPMVVSGILGGSVTLPLNISVDTEIENVAWTGLNEALVLARPKGDLTFLVKSYENRINISGNYSLYIRNLTQKDAGSYKAQVNQKNSEVTAKKEFILHVYEHVQEPQVTVKSIIMSENASCNITLMCSVKGSENGVLYSWTQRDTNTSESYTGSILTISPKLCDPDLSYTCTARNPVSQSSSRPVQAWHFCTGTSSINTMGETVVGTLGEPFTLPLALPVSQDTENIVWKFNTSLISKEWKGAAMADPLIKPNGSDESRVWVSSQDYSLKISQLKMEDAGPYHAYGCSEASRVTSMRHVILLVYRRLRKPNVTWRLMHTEDGICRLSLTCSVEDSGNNVTYTWSPMQKGAIVSQEGSHLNVSWRSNENHPNLTCTARNPVSSSSHQFLSRNICSGSVPAFGYSQAEVPADTPEPTSGHTVYTMISQGYEKLDILPKTANHWSRPTSDTSSSSNITTEEEDEERTPMHSSVNGKDEVYDWVTQDVRQDSAPEGQTEYVILDDTAVGSVVEGDLEYMQVVLNLQEKNSAPQKKESSVTIYCSIQKPQKVVPPPQQDDLESSEIPTYENFT; via the exons ATGATCATGGAGGGCCCAAAGAACCATGCAGATAACTGGGCTGTAGGAGTTTTCTTCAATAAACCACAAGAGAGTCAGCCACAAATGCGTTCTGTTCTATggacctctctcttcttcctgttcaTGG GACTAGGATCCTCTGAAAAAGACTCAACTCCAATGGTGGTGTCAGGGATCTTAGGAGGTTCCGTAACTCTCCCCCTAAACATCTCAGTAGACACAGAGATTGAGAATGTTGCCTGGACTGGCCTTAATGAAGCTCTTGTTTTAGCACGTCCCAAAGGAGATCTAACCTTTTTGGTCAAAAGCTATGAGAATCGAATAAACATCAGTGGGAACTACTCCTTGTACATCAGAAACCTAACTCAGAAAGATGCAGGATCCTACAAAGCCCAAGTAAACCAAAAGAATTCTGAAGTCACTGCTAAGAAGGAATTCATCCTGCATGTCTATG AGCATGTACAGGAGCCTCAAGTCACCGTGAAATCCATAATCATGTCTGAGAATGCTTCCTGTAACATCACCCTGATGTGTTCTGTGAAGGGGTCAGAAAACGGTGTCCTGTACAGCTGGACCCAGAGGGACACCAACACTTCTGAATCCTATACGGGCTCTATCCTCACTATCTCCCCAAAGCTCTGCGATCCAGACCTGTCATACACCTGCACAGCCCGGAATCCAGTCAGCCAGAGCAGCTCTCGCCCTGTGCAGGCCTGGCACTTCTGTACAG GAACCTCCAGCATAAACACAATGGGGGAGACAGTGGTAGGGACCCTGGGAGAGCCATTCACCCTGCCTCTGGCACTCCCAGTCAGTCAAGACACAGAAAACATTGTCTGGAAGTTTAACACATCTCTGATCAGCAAGGAGTGGAAAGGAGCAGCAATGGCAGATCCACTTATTAAGCCCAACGGTTCTGATGAGAGCAGGGTGTGGGTCTCCAGTCAAGACTACTCCCTGAAGATCAGCCAGCTGAAGATGGAGGATGCTGGCCCCTACCATGCCTATGGGTGCTCAGAGGCCTCCAGAGTCACCAGTATGAGACATGTCATCCTGCTCGTCTACC ggaggctgaggaagccAAATGTCACCTGGAGGCTCATGCACACCGAAGATGGCATCTGCAGGCTCAGCCTGACCTGCTCCGTGGAGGATAGTGGTAACAATGTGACATACACATGGAGCCCCATGCAGAAGGGAGCTATTGTGTCCCAAGAGGGATCGCATCTCAATGTCTCCTGGAGAAGTAATGAAAATCACCCCAACCTCACATGCACAGCCAGAAACCCTGTCAGCAGCAGCTCCCACCAGTTTCTTTCCAGGAACATCTGTTCAG GTTCAGTGCCAGCCTTCGGTTACAGCCAAGCTGAGGTCCCAGCTGACACACCAG AACCCACGTCTGGCCACACTGTATACACTATGATCTCCCAAGGGTATGAGAAGCTGGACATCCTCCCTAAGACTGCCAACCACTGGTCTAGGCCCACCTCTGACACCAGCTCCAGCAGCAACATCACAACTgaagaggaggatgaggagagAACCCCGATGCACAGTTCTGTCAACGGAAAAGATGAGGTGTATGACTGGGTCACTCAGGACGTTAGACAAGACTCAGCCCCTGAGGGGCAAACAGAGTATGTCATTCTAGATGACACAGCAGTTGGATCTGTGGTTGAAGGGGATTTGGAGTACATGCAAGTGGTCCTTAATCTGCAG GAAAAGAACTCGGCTCCTCAGAAGAAAGAGAGCTCAGTCACAATCTATTGCTCTATACAGAAACCTCAGAAG GTGGTGCCACCGCCACAACAGGATGATCTTGAGTCTTCTGAAATCCCTACCTATGAAAATTTCACctga
- the Ly9 gene encoding T-lymphocyte surface antigen Ly-9 isoform X2: MIMEGPKNHADNWAVGVFFNKPQESQPQMRSVLWTSLFFLFMGLGSSEKDSTPMVVSGILGGSVTLPLNISVDTEIENVAWTGLNEALVLARPKGDLTFLVKSYENRINISGNYSLYIRNLTQKDAGSYKAQVNQKNSEVTAKKEFILHVYEHVQEPQVTVKSIIMSENASCNITLMCSVKGSENGVLYSWTQRDTNTSESYTGSILTISPKLCDPDLSYTCTARNPVSQSSSRPVQAWHFCTGTSSINTMGETVVGTLGEPFTLPLALPVSQDTENIVWKFNTSLISKEWKGAAMADPLIKPNGSDESRVWVSSQDYSLKISQLKMEDAGPYHAYGCSEASRVTSMRHVILLVYRRLRKPNVTWRLMHTEDGICRLSLTCSVEDSGNNVTYTWSPMQKGAIVSQEGSHLNVSWRSNENHPNLTCTARNPVSSSSHQFLSRNICSGPKENKLLWIWLSPGFILPLLGIFSWYMWKKRRWCSVPAFGYSQAEVPADTPGYEKLDILPKTANHWSRPTSDTSSSSNITTEEEDEERTPMHSSVNGKDEVYDWVTQDVRQDSAPEGQTEYVILDDTAVGSVVEGDLEYMQVVLNLQEKNSAPQKKESSVTIYCSIQKPQKVVPPPQQDDLESSEIPTYENFT; encoded by the exons ATGATCATGGAGGGCCCAAAGAACCATGCAGATAACTGGGCTGTAGGAGTTTTCTTCAATAAACCACAAGAGAGTCAGCCACAAATGCGTTCTGTTCTATggacctctctcttcttcctgttcaTGG GACTAGGATCCTCTGAAAAAGACTCAACTCCAATGGTGGTGTCAGGGATCTTAGGAGGTTCCGTAACTCTCCCCCTAAACATCTCAGTAGACACAGAGATTGAGAATGTTGCCTGGACTGGCCTTAATGAAGCTCTTGTTTTAGCACGTCCCAAAGGAGATCTAACCTTTTTGGTCAAAAGCTATGAGAATCGAATAAACATCAGTGGGAACTACTCCTTGTACATCAGAAACCTAACTCAGAAAGATGCAGGATCCTACAAAGCCCAAGTAAACCAAAAGAATTCTGAAGTCACTGCTAAGAAGGAATTCATCCTGCATGTCTATG AGCATGTACAGGAGCCTCAAGTCACCGTGAAATCCATAATCATGTCTGAGAATGCTTCCTGTAACATCACCCTGATGTGTTCTGTGAAGGGGTCAGAAAACGGTGTCCTGTACAGCTGGACCCAGAGGGACACCAACACTTCTGAATCCTATACGGGCTCTATCCTCACTATCTCCCCAAAGCTCTGCGATCCAGACCTGTCATACACCTGCACAGCCCGGAATCCAGTCAGCCAGAGCAGCTCTCGCCCTGTGCAGGCCTGGCACTTCTGTACAG GAACCTCCAGCATAAACACAATGGGGGAGACAGTGGTAGGGACCCTGGGAGAGCCATTCACCCTGCCTCTGGCACTCCCAGTCAGTCAAGACACAGAAAACATTGTCTGGAAGTTTAACACATCTCTGATCAGCAAGGAGTGGAAAGGAGCAGCAATGGCAGATCCACTTATTAAGCCCAACGGTTCTGATGAGAGCAGGGTGTGGGTCTCCAGTCAAGACTACTCCCTGAAGATCAGCCAGCTGAAGATGGAGGATGCTGGCCCCTACCATGCCTATGGGTGCTCAGAGGCCTCCAGAGTCACCAGTATGAGACATGTCATCCTGCTCGTCTACC ggaggctgaggaagccAAATGTCACCTGGAGGCTCATGCACACCGAAGATGGCATCTGCAGGCTCAGCCTGACCTGCTCCGTGGAGGATAGTGGTAACAATGTGACATACACATGGAGCCCCATGCAGAAGGGAGCTATTGTGTCCCAAGAGGGATCGCATCTCAATGTCTCCTGGAGAAGTAATGAAAATCACCCCAACCTCACATGCACAGCCAGAAACCCTGTCAGCAGCAGCTCCCACCAGTTTCTTTCCAGGAACATCTGTTCAG GGCCTAAGGAAAACAAACTGCTTTGGATTTGGCTCTCCCCAGGTTTCATCCTTCCATTGTTGGGCATCTTCAGCTGGTACatgtggaagaaaagaagatggT GTTCAGTGCCAGCCTTCGGTTACAGCCAAGCTGAGGTCCCAGCTGACACACCAG GGTATGAGAAGCTGGACATCCTCCCTAAGACTGCCAACCACTGGTCTAGGCCCACCTCTGACACCAGCTCCAGCAGCAACATCACAACTgaagaggaggatgaggagagAACCCCGATGCACAGTTCTGTCAACGGAAAAGATGAGGTGTATGACTGGGTCACTCAGGACGTTAGACAAGACTCAGCCCCTGAGGGGCAAACAGAGTATGTCATTCTAGATGACACAGCAGTTGGATCTGTGGTTGAAGGGGATTTGGAGTACATGCAAGTGGTCCTTAATCTGCAG GAAAAGAACTCGGCTCCTCAGAAGAAAGAGAGCTCAGTCACAATCTATTGCTCTATACAGAAACCTCAGAAG GTGGTGCCACCGCCACAACAGGATGATCTTGAGTCTTCTGAAATCCCTACCTATGAAAATTTCACctga
- the Ly9 gene encoding T-lymphocyte surface antigen Ly-9 isoform X1 has protein sequence MIMEGPKNHADNWAVGVFFNKPQESQPQMRSVLWTSLFFLFMGLGSSEKDSTPMVVSGILGGSVTLPLNISVDTEIENVAWTGLNEALVLARPKGDLTFLVKSYENRINISGNYSLYIRNLTQKDAGSYKAQVNQKNSEVTAKKEFILHVYEHVQEPQVTVKSIIMSENASCNITLMCSVKGSENGVLYSWTQRDTNTSESYTGSILTISPKLCDPDLSYTCTARNPVSQSSSRPVQAWHFCTGTSSINTMGETVVGTLGEPFTLPLALPVSQDTENIVWKFNTSLISKEWKGAAMADPLIKPNGSDESRVWVSSQDYSLKISQLKMEDAGPYHAYGCSEASRVTSMRHVILLVYRRLRKPNVTWRLMHTEDGICRLSLTCSVEDSGNNVTYTWSPMQKGAIVSQEGSHLNVSWRSNENHPNLTCTARNPVSSSSHQFLSRNICSGPKENKLLWIWLSPGFILPLLGIFSWYMWKKRRWCSVPAFGYSQAEVPADTPEPTSGHTVYTMISQGYEKLDILPKTANHWSRPTSDTSSSSNITTEEEDEERTPMHSSVNGKDEVYDWVTQDVRQDSAPEGQTEYVILDDTAVGSVVEGDLEYMQVVLNLQEKNSAPQKKESSVTIYCSIQKPQKVVPPPQQDDLESSEIPTYENFT, from the exons ATGATCATGGAGGGCCCAAAGAACCATGCAGATAACTGGGCTGTAGGAGTTTTCTTCAATAAACCACAAGAGAGTCAGCCACAAATGCGTTCTGTTCTATggacctctctcttcttcctgttcaTGG GACTAGGATCCTCTGAAAAAGACTCAACTCCAATGGTGGTGTCAGGGATCTTAGGAGGTTCCGTAACTCTCCCCCTAAACATCTCAGTAGACACAGAGATTGAGAATGTTGCCTGGACTGGCCTTAATGAAGCTCTTGTTTTAGCACGTCCCAAAGGAGATCTAACCTTTTTGGTCAAAAGCTATGAGAATCGAATAAACATCAGTGGGAACTACTCCTTGTACATCAGAAACCTAACTCAGAAAGATGCAGGATCCTACAAAGCCCAAGTAAACCAAAAGAATTCTGAAGTCACTGCTAAGAAGGAATTCATCCTGCATGTCTATG AGCATGTACAGGAGCCTCAAGTCACCGTGAAATCCATAATCATGTCTGAGAATGCTTCCTGTAACATCACCCTGATGTGTTCTGTGAAGGGGTCAGAAAACGGTGTCCTGTACAGCTGGACCCAGAGGGACACCAACACTTCTGAATCCTATACGGGCTCTATCCTCACTATCTCCCCAAAGCTCTGCGATCCAGACCTGTCATACACCTGCACAGCCCGGAATCCAGTCAGCCAGAGCAGCTCTCGCCCTGTGCAGGCCTGGCACTTCTGTACAG GAACCTCCAGCATAAACACAATGGGGGAGACAGTGGTAGGGACCCTGGGAGAGCCATTCACCCTGCCTCTGGCACTCCCAGTCAGTCAAGACACAGAAAACATTGTCTGGAAGTTTAACACATCTCTGATCAGCAAGGAGTGGAAAGGAGCAGCAATGGCAGATCCACTTATTAAGCCCAACGGTTCTGATGAGAGCAGGGTGTGGGTCTCCAGTCAAGACTACTCCCTGAAGATCAGCCAGCTGAAGATGGAGGATGCTGGCCCCTACCATGCCTATGGGTGCTCAGAGGCCTCCAGAGTCACCAGTATGAGACATGTCATCCTGCTCGTCTACC ggaggctgaggaagccAAATGTCACCTGGAGGCTCATGCACACCGAAGATGGCATCTGCAGGCTCAGCCTGACCTGCTCCGTGGAGGATAGTGGTAACAATGTGACATACACATGGAGCCCCATGCAGAAGGGAGCTATTGTGTCCCAAGAGGGATCGCATCTCAATGTCTCCTGGAGAAGTAATGAAAATCACCCCAACCTCACATGCACAGCCAGAAACCCTGTCAGCAGCAGCTCCCACCAGTTTCTTTCCAGGAACATCTGTTCAG GGCCTAAGGAAAACAAACTGCTTTGGATTTGGCTCTCCCCAGGTTTCATCCTTCCATTGTTGGGCATCTTCAGCTGGTACatgtggaagaaaagaagatggT GTTCAGTGCCAGCCTTCGGTTACAGCCAAGCTGAGGTCCCAGCTGACACACCAG AACCCACGTCTGGCCACACTGTATACACTATGATCTCCCAAGGGTATGAGAAGCTGGACATCCTCCCTAAGACTGCCAACCACTGGTCTAGGCCCACCTCTGACACCAGCTCCAGCAGCAACATCACAACTgaagaggaggatgaggagagAACCCCGATGCACAGTTCTGTCAACGGAAAAGATGAGGTGTATGACTGGGTCACTCAGGACGTTAGACAAGACTCAGCCCCTGAGGGGCAAACAGAGTATGTCATTCTAGATGACACAGCAGTTGGATCTGTGGTTGAAGGGGATTTGGAGTACATGCAAGTGGTCCTTAATCTGCAG GAAAAGAACTCGGCTCCTCAGAAGAAAGAGAGCTCAGTCACAATCTATTGCTCTATACAGAAACCTCAGAAG GTGGTGCCACCGCCACAACAGGATGATCTTGAGTCTTCTGAAATCCCTACCTATGAAAATTTCACctga
- the Ly9 gene encoding T-lymphocyte surface antigen Ly-9 isoform X5 — translation MIMEGPKNHADNWAVGVFFNKPQESQPQMRSVLWTSLFFLFMGLGSSEKDSTPMVVSGILGGSVTLPLNISVDTEIENVAWTGLNEALVLARPKGDLTFLVKSYENRINISGNYSLYIRNLTQKDAGSYKAQVNQKNSEVTAKKEFILHVYEHVQEPQVTVKSIIMSENASCNITLMCSVKGSENGVLYSWTQRDTNTSESYTGSILTISPKLCDPDLSYTCTARNPVSQSSSRPVQAWHFCTGTSSINTMGETVVGTLGEPFTLPLALPVSQDTENIVWKFNTSLISKEWKGAAMADPLIKPNGSDESRVWVSSQDYSLKISQLKMEDAGPYHAYGCSEASRVTSMRHVILLVYRRLRKPNVTWRLMHTEDGICRLSLTCSVEDSGNNVTYTWSPMQKGAIVSQEGSHLNVSWRSNENHPNLTCTARNPVSSSSHQFLSRNICSGPKENKLLWIWLSPGFILPLLGIFSWYMWKKRRWCSVPAFGYSQAEVPADTPGKELGSSEERELSHNLLLYTETSEGGATATTG, via the exons ATGATCATGGAGGGCCCAAAGAACCATGCAGATAACTGGGCTGTAGGAGTTTTCTTCAATAAACCACAAGAGAGTCAGCCACAAATGCGTTCTGTTCTATggacctctctcttcttcctgttcaTGG GACTAGGATCCTCTGAAAAAGACTCAACTCCAATGGTGGTGTCAGGGATCTTAGGAGGTTCCGTAACTCTCCCCCTAAACATCTCAGTAGACACAGAGATTGAGAATGTTGCCTGGACTGGCCTTAATGAAGCTCTTGTTTTAGCACGTCCCAAAGGAGATCTAACCTTTTTGGTCAAAAGCTATGAGAATCGAATAAACATCAGTGGGAACTACTCCTTGTACATCAGAAACCTAACTCAGAAAGATGCAGGATCCTACAAAGCCCAAGTAAACCAAAAGAATTCTGAAGTCACTGCTAAGAAGGAATTCATCCTGCATGTCTATG AGCATGTACAGGAGCCTCAAGTCACCGTGAAATCCATAATCATGTCTGAGAATGCTTCCTGTAACATCACCCTGATGTGTTCTGTGAAGGGGTCAGAAAACGGTGTCCTGTACAGCTGGACCCAGAGGGACACCAACACTTCTGAATCCTATACGGGCTCTATCCTCACTATCTCCCCAAAGCTCTGCGATCCAGACCTGTCATACACCTGCACAGCCCGGAATCCAGTCAGCCAGAGCAGCTCTCGCCCTGTGCAGGCCTGGCACTTCTGTACAG GAACCTCCAGCATAAACACAATGGGGGAGACAGTGGTAGGGACCCTGGGAGAGCCATTCACCCTGCCTCTGGCACTCCCAGTCAGTCAAGACACAGAAAACATTGTCTGGAAGTTTAACACATCTCTGATCAGCAAGGAGTGGAAAGGAGCAGCAATGGCAGATCCACTTATTAAGCCCAACGGTTCTGATGAGAGCAGGGTGTGGGTCTCCAGTCAAGACTACTCCCTGAAGATCAGCCAGCTGAAGATGGAGGATGCTGGCCCCTACCATGCCTATGGGTGCTCAGAGGCCTCCAGAGTCACCAGTATGAGACATGTCATCCTGCTCGTCTACC ggaggctgaggaagccAAATGTCACCTGGAGGCTCATGCACACCGAAGATGGCATCTGCAGGCTCAGCCTGACCTGCTCCGTGGAGGATAGTGGTAACAATGTGACATACACATGGAGCCCCATGCAGAAGGGAGCTATTGTGTCCCAAGAGGGATCGCATCTCAATGTCTCCTGGAGAAGTAATGAAAATCACCCCAACCTCACATGCACAGCCAGAAACCCTGTCAGCAGCAGCTCCCACCAGTTTCTTTCCAGGAACATCTGTTCAG GGCCTAAGGAAAACAAACTGCTTTGGATTTGGCTCTCCCCAGGTTTCATCCTTCCATTGTTGGGCATCTTCAGCTGGTACatgtggaagaaaagaagatggT GTTCAGTGCCAGCCTTCGGTTACAGCCAAGCTGAGGTCCCAGCTGACACACCAG GAAAAGAACTCGGCTCCTCAGAAGAAAGAGAGCTCAGTCACAATCTATTGCTCTATACAGAAACCTCAGAAG GTGGTGCCACCGCCACAACAGGATGA